Genomic segment of Caldivirga sp.:
TGATTAAGACACTATTTATCACTGAGTTTGAGTTCCTTAACCACATAGCCGCATCTTGAGCATGTCCTTGAGGTGTCCCTTGGATTCACTAGCCTAAACTCCTTACCGTACTTAATCATTTGCCATTGTATGATGCTTCTAAGCTCATTGAATTCAACG
This window contains:
- a CDS encoding zinc ribbon domain-containing protein — encoded protein: VEFNELRSIIQWQMIKYGKEFRLVNPRDTSRTCSRCGYVVKELKLSDK